A region from the Cyprinus carpio isolate SPL01 chromosome A8, ASM1834038v1, whole genome shotgun sequence genome encodes:
- the LOC109055720 gene encoding tubulin beta-1 chain — protein sequence MREIVHLQAGQCGNQIGAKFWEVISDEHGIDPTGTYHGDSDLQLDRINVYYNEASGGKYVPRAVLVDLEPGTMDSVRSGPFGQVFRPDNFVFGQSGAGNNWAKGHYTEGAELVDSVLDVVRKEAESCDCLQGFQLTHSLGGGTGSGMGTLLISKIREEYPDRIMNTFSVVPSPKVSDTVVEPYNATLSVHQLVENTDETYCIDNEALYDICFRTLKLTTPSYGDLNHLVSATMSGVTTCLRFPGQLNADLRKLAVNMVPFPRLHFFMPGFAPLTSRGSQQYRSLTVPELTQQMFDAKNMMAACDPRHGRYLTVAAIFRGRMSMKEVDEQMLNVQNKNSSYFVEWIPNNVKTAVCDIPPRGLKMAATFIGNSTAIQELFKRISEQFTAMFRRKAFLHWYTGEGMDEMEFTEAESNMNDLVSEYQQYQDATAEEEGEFEEEGEEELA from the exons ATGAGGGAAATCGTGCATCTTCAAGCCGGACAATGCGGTAACCAGATCGGAGCCAAG ttctggGAGGTCATCAGTGATGAGCATGGTATTGATCCCACCGGCACATATCATGGCGACAGTGACCTCCAGCTAGACAGAATCAATGTCTACTACAACGAGGCATCAG GAGGCAAATACGTGCCCCGTGCTGTGTTGGTGGATTTGGAGCCTGGTACCATGGACTCTGTGCGATCCGGACCATTCGGTCAGGTCTTCAGGCCAGACAACTTTGTTTTTG GTCAGAGTGGTGCTGGAAACAATTGGGCTAAAGGCCACTACACCGAGGGAGCGGAGTTGGTGGACTCCGTCCTGGATGTGGTTCGTAAAGAGGCCGAGAGCTGCGATTGCCTGCAGGGCTTCCAGCTCACCCACTCTCTCGGTGGAGGCACTGGTTCTGGCATGGGCACCCTCCTCATCAGCAAGATCCGTGAAGAGTACCCCGACCGCATCATGAACACCTTCAGCGTGGTGCCTTCGCCCAAGGTGTCTGACACTGTAGTAGAGCCATACAACGCCACGCTGTCTGTCCACCAGCTGGTTGAAAACACAGACGAGACCTACTGTATTGACAATGAAGCTCTGTACGACATTTGCTTCCGCACCCTCAAACTCACCACACCTTCATACGGTGACCTCAACCATCTGGTCTCCGCCACCATGAGTGGAGTCACCACCTGCCTCAGGTTCCCCGGACAGCTCAACGCAGATCTGCGCAAGCTGGCCGTAAACATGGTGCCCTTCCCCCGTCTCCACTTCTTCATGCCCGGCTTCGCTCCTctcaccagcagagggagccagcAGTACCGCTCCCTAACCGTACCGGAGCTCACGCAGCAGATGTTCGACGCCAAGAACATGATGGCCGCTTGCGACCCGCGTCACGGCCGCTACCTCACAGTCGCCGCCATCTTCCGTGGCCGCATGTCCATGAAGGAGGTGGACGAGCAGATGCTCAATGTTCAGAACAAGAACAGCAGCTACTTCGTCGAATGGATCCCCAACAACGTCAAGACCGCCGTCTGCGACATCCCACCCCGCGGGCTCAAGATGGCCGCCACCTTCATCGGCAACAGTACGGCCATCCAGGAGCTGTTCAAGAGAATCTCAGAGCAGTTCACAGCTATGTTCAGGCGCAAGGCTTTCCTGCATTGGTACACCGGAGAAGGTATGGATGAGATGGAGTTCACCGAGGCCGAGAGCAACATGAACGACCTGGTGTCTGAGTACCAGCAGTACCAGGACGCCACCGCAGAGGAGGAGGGCGAGTTtgaggaggagggagaggaagAGCTGGCTTAA
- the LOC109076921 gene encoding fibroblast growth factor 17 isoform X2: protein MYGINQRCLYISFHFFVVWCHAQGEKNHPSPNFKQYVREQGSLTDQLSRRQVRVYQLYSRTSGRHVQIQGKRVSATAEDGNTFARLYVETDTFGSRVRIKGAESGRYLCMNRRGKLVGKPNGRGRDCIFTEIVLENNYTAFQNAKYEGWYMAFSRKGRPIKASKTRENQREVHFIKRLHKGPLPFPNSDQPKHFEFISFPPTRRAKRNRKPHSAS, encoded by the exons ATGTACGGAATAAATCAGCGCTGCTTGTACAT CTCTTTTCACTTCTTCGTGGTGTGGTGTCACGCgcag GGGGAGAAGAATCACCCTTCTCCTAATTTTAAGCAGTATGTGAGGGAACAGGGCTCACTGACGGACCAGCTGAGCCGGCGGCAGGTCCGAGTCTATCAGCTGTACAGCAGAACCAGCGGCAGACACGTGCAGATCCAGGGCAAGAGAGTGAGCGCCACCGCAGAGGACGGAAACACTTTCG CCAGACTTTATGTGGAGACGGACACCTTCGGAAGTCGTGTTCGGATCAAAGGAGCAGAAAGTGGCAGATACCTGTGCATGAACCGCAGGGGGAAGCTAGTGGGCAAG CCTAATGGCAGAGGAAGGGACTGCATCTTCACAGAGATCGTCCTGGAGAACAACTACACTGCTTTCCAAAACGCTAAATATGAGGGCTGGTACATGGCCTTCAGCAGAAAGGGTCGGCCCATCAAGGCTTCCAAAACCAGGGAGAACCAGCGGGAAGTTCACTTCATCAAGCGCCTCCACAAAGGACCGCTCCCCTTCCCAAACTCGGACCAACCCAAACACTTTGAGTTCATCAGCTTTCCACCGACCCGACGGGCGAAACGCAACAGAAAACCCCACTCTGCGTCCTAA
- the LOC109076921 gene encoding fibroblast growth factor 17 isoform X5 — protein sequence MYGINQRCLYISFHFFVVWCHAQQYVREQGSLTDQLSRRQVRVYQLYSRTSGRHVQIQGKRVSATAEDGNTFARLYVETDTFGSRVRIKGAESGRYLCMNRRGKLVGKPNGRGRDCIFTEIVLENNYTAFQNAKYEGWYMAFSRKGRPIKASKTRENQREVHFIKRLHKGPLPFPNSDQPKHFEFISFPPTRRAKRNRKPHSAS from the exons ATGTACGGAATAAATCAGCGCTGCTTGTACAT CTCTTTTCACTTCTTCGTGGTGTGGTGTCACGCgcag CAGTATGTGAGGGAACAGGGCTCACTGACGGACCAGCTGAGCCGGCGGCAGGTCCGAGTCTATCAGCTGTACAGCAGAACCAGCGGCAGACACGTGCAGATCCAGGGCAAGAGAGTGAGCGCCACCGCAGAGGACGGAAACACTTTCG CCAGACTTTATGTGGAGACGGACACCTTCGGAAGTCGTGTTCGGATCAAAGGAGCAGAAAGTGGCAGATACCTGTGCATGAACCGCAGGGGGAAGCTAGTGGGCAAG CCTAATGGCAGAGGAAGGGACTGCATCTTCACAGAGATCGTCCTGGAGAACAACTACACTGCTTTCCAAAACGCTAAATATGAGGGCTGGTACATGGCCTTCAGCAGAAAGGGTCGGCCCATCAAGGCTTCCAAAACCAGGGAGAACCAGCGGGAAGTTCACTTCATCAAGCGCCTCCACAAAGGACCGCTCCCCTTCCCAAACTCGGACCAACCCAAACACTTTGAGTTCATCAGCTTTCCACCGACCCGACGGGCGAAACGCAACAGAAAACCCCACTCTGCGTCCTAA
- the LOC109076921 gene encoding fibroblast growth factor 17 isoform X3: MYGINQRCLYINYLLNRSSFHFFVVWCHAQQYVREQGSLTDQLSRRQVRVYQLYSRTSGRHVQIQGKRVSATAEDGNTFARLYVETDTFGSRVRIKGAESGRYLCMNRRGKLVGKPNGRGRDCIFTEIVLENNYTAFQNAKYEGWYMAFSRKGRPIKASKTRENQREVHFIKRLHKGPLPFPNSDQPKHFEFISFPPTRRAKRNRKPHSAS; encoded by the exons ATGTACGGAATAAATCAGCGCTGCTTGTACAT AAATTATTTGCTGAACCGAAG CTCTTTTCACTTCTTCGTGGTGTGGTGTCACGCgcag CAGTATGTGAGGGAACAGGGCTCACTGACGGACCAGCTGAGCCGGCGGCAGGTCCGAGTCTATCAGCTGTACAGCAGAACCAGCGGCAGACACGTGCAGATCCAGGGCAAGAGAGTGAGCGCCACCGCAGAGGACGGAAACACTTTCG CCAGACTTTATGTGGAGACGGACACCTTCGGAAGTCGTGTTCGGATCAAAGGAGCAGAAAGTGGCAGATACCTGTGCATGAACCGCAGGGGGAAGCTAGTGGGCAAG CCTAATGGCAGAGGAAGGGACTGCATCTTCACAGAGATCGTCCTGGAGAACAACTACACTGCTTTCCAAAACGCTAAATATGAGGGCTGGTACATGGCCTTCAGCAGAAAGGGTCGGCCCATCAAGGCTTCCAAAACCAGGGAGAACCAGCGGGAAGTTCACTTCATCAAGCGCCTCCACAAAGGACCGCTCCCCTTCCCAAACTCGGACCAACCCAAACACTTTGAGTTCATCAGCTTTCCACCGACCCGACGGGCGAAACGCAACAGAAAACCCCACTCTGCGTCCTAA
- the LOC109076921 gene encoding fibroblast growth factor 17 isoform X1, producing MYGINQRCLYINYLLNRSSFHFFVVWCHAQGEKNHPSPNFKQYVREQGSLTDQLSRRQVRVYQLYSRTSGRHVQIQGKRVSATAEDGNTFARLYVETDTFGSRVRIKGAESGRYLCMNRRGKLVGKPNGRGRDCIFTEIVLENNYTAFQNAKYEGWYMAFSRKGRPIKASKTRENQREVHFIKRLHKGPLPFPNSDQPKHFEFISFPPTRRAKRNRKPHSAS from the exons ATGTACGGAATAAATCAGCGCTGCTTGTACAT AAATTATTTGCTGAACCGAAG CTCTTTTCACTTCTTCGTGGTGTGGTGTCACGCgcag GGGGAGAAGAATCACCCTTCTCCTAATTTTAAGCAGTATGTGAGGGAACAGGGCTCACTGACGGACCAGCTGAGCCGGCGGCAGGTCCGAGTCTATCAGCTGTACAGCAGAACCAGCGGCAGACACGTGCAGATCCAGGGCAAGAGAGTGAGCGCCACCGCAGAGGACGGAAACACTTTCG CCAGACTTTATGTGGAGACGGACACCTTCGGAAGTCGTGTTCGGATCAAAGGAGCAGAAAGTGGCAGATACCTGTGCATGAACCGCAGGGGGAAGCTAGTGGGCAAG CCTAATGGCAGAGGAAGGGACTGCATCTTCACAGAGATCGTCCTGGAGAACAACTACACTGCTTTCCAAAACGCTAAATATGAGGGCTGGTACATGGCCTTCAGCAGAAAGGGTCGGCCCATCAAGGCTTCCAAAACCAGGGAGAACCAGCGGGAAGTTCACTTCATCAAGCGCCTCCACAAAGGACCGCTCCCCTTCCCAAACTCGGACCAACCCAAACACTTTGAGTTCATCAGCTTTCCACCGACCCGACGGGCGAAACGCAACAGAAAACCCCACTCTGCGTCCTAA
- the LOC109076921 gene encoding fibroblast growth factor 17 isoform X6, whose protein sequence is MYGINQRCLYISFHFFVVWCHAQYVREQGSLTDQLSRRQVRVYQLYSRTSGRHVQIQGKRVSATAEDGNTFARLYVETDTFGSRVRIKGAESGRYLCMNRRGKLVGKPNGRGRDCIFTEIVLENNYTAFQNAKYEGWYMAFSRKGRPIKASKTRENQREVHFIKRLHKGPLPFPNSDQPKHFEFISFPPTRRAKRNRKPHSAS, encoded by the exons ATGTACGGAATAAATCAGCGCTGCTTGTACAT CTCTTTTCACTTCTTCGTGGTGTGGTGTCACGCgcag TATGTGAGGGAACAGGGCTCACTGACGGACCAGCTGAGCCGGCGGCAGGTCCGAGTCTATCAGCTGTACAGCAGAACCAGCGGCAGACACGTGCAGATCCAGGGCAAGAGAGTGAGCGCCACCGCAGAGGACGGAAACACTTTCG CCAGACTTTATGTGGAGACGGACACCTTCGGAAGTCGTGTTCGGATCAAAGGAGCAGAAAGTGGCAGATACCTGTGCATGAACCGCAGGGGGAAGCTAGTGGGCAAG CCTAATGGCAGAGGAAGGGACTGCATCTTCACAGAGATCGTCCTGGAGAACAACTACACTGCTTTCCAAAACGCTAAATATGAGGGCTGGTACATGGCCTTCAGCAGAAAGGGTCGGCCCATCAAGGCTTCCAAAACCAGGGAGAACCAGCGGGAAGTTCACTTCATCAAGCGCCTCCACAAAGGACCGCTCCCCTTCCCAAACTCGGACCAACCCAAACACTTTGAGTTCATCAGCTTTCCACCGACCCGACGGGCGAAACGCAACAGAAAACCCCACTCTGCGTCCTAA
- the LOC109076921 gene encoding fibroblast growth factor 17 isoform X4: MYGINQRCLYINYLLNRSSFHFFVVWCHAQYVREQGSLTDQLSRRQVRVYQLYSRTSGRHVQIQGKRVSATAEDGNTFARLYVETDTFGSRVRIKGAESGRYLCMNRRGKLVGKPNGRGRDCIFTEIVLENNYTAFQNAKYEGWYMAFSRKGRPIKASKTRENQREVHFIKRLHKGPLPFPNSDQPKHFEFISFPPTRRAKRNRKPHSAS, encoded by the exons ATGTACGGAATAAATCAGCGCTGCTTGTACAT AAATTATTTGCTGAACCGAAG CTCTTTTCACTTCTTCGTGGTGTGGTGTCACGCgcag TATGTGAGGGAACAGGGCTCACTGACGGACCAGCTGAGCCGGCGGCAGGTCCGAGTCTATCAGCTGTACAGCAGAACCAGCGGCAGACACGTGCAGATCCAGGGCAAGAGAGTGAGCGCCACCGCAGAGGACGGAAACACTTTCG CCAGACTTTATGTGGAGACGGACACCTTCGGAAGTCGTGTTCGGATCAAAGGAGCAGAAAGTGGCAGATACCTGTGCATGAACCGCAGGGGGAAGCTAGTGGGCAAG CCTAATGGCAGAGGAAGGGACTGCATCTTCACAGAGATCGTCCTGGAGAACAACTACACTGCTTTCCAAAACGCTAAATATGAGGGCTGGTACATGGCCTTCAGCAGAAAGGGTCGGCCCATCAAGGCTTCCAAAACCAGGGAGAACCAGCGGGAAGTTCACTTCATCAAGCGCCTCCACAAAGGACCGCTCCCCTTCCCAAACTCGGACCAACCCAAACACTTTGAGTTCATCAGCTTTCCACCGACCCGACGGGCGAAACGCAACAGAAAACCCCACTCTGCGTCCTAA